In Scatophagus argus isolate fScaArg1 chromosome 3, fScaArg1.pri, whole genome shotgun sequence, one genomic interval encodes:
- the LOC124056955 gene encoding NACHT, LRR and PYD domains-containing protein 12-like isoform X4 has translation MDLQKVLEEHKNSLKRRCECVMGETDVTRSGSLFIDTELYITEGLSEEVNTQHEIWQLETAAKTETHGTPVKSRDIFKVLPGQQRVRVILTTGVGGAGKTFSAHRFTLEWAKDLENQDVSLLILLSFRELNLIKDEQYSLLMLLRVFHPALHMLTAEQLAVCKLLFILDGLDESRLSLEFENSEVVSDATQMSSVNMLLTNLIKGNLLPSALVWITARPAAANQIPRSCVDRVAEVRGFTDAQKEEYFKRKCSDRDISSKIISCIKTSRILHIMCRIPVLCWITATVVEQLLITDQSIVLPKTLTDLYVHFLLVQAKIKDLKFDESHEGMPLQLMRADREVLLKLGKLAFEHLGGGTSIFYQEDLEQHGLDVTGALKDSAVCTEIFKRKRLIFQKTVYYFVHESIQEFLAAVYAVSCYQNAEVQKAFLSDSFIVDDDSSMVDDDSFITDDNSDEGDDEGNGDDHDRSNRLGPSLDVFLTRVMDKSLESENGHLDVFVRFIHGLLSNRLLRSLLIHIDSSPEIIKKIIRNLKKMNIDEISPDRSINIFPCLMEMNDSLIHQQVQKFLKSENISKIKLNELHCSALAYLLLLSDEVLDDLDLSKYRTSSRGKQRLIPAVRNCRKARLCRCDLSTIQCKTVASALKSNPSHLRELDMSSNYLENSGAKLLSAGLESPHCRLETLRLDHCEITGTGCAFLASGLRSNPFHLRELDLSNNKLGDSAVKLIVCDFLESPNCRLEILRLRFCGLSEFSCISLGSPPYFFPHHLREPDLSKNRLYDSELKELCSFLETPRCRPEVLRLSACGITHETCSSLASALKSNPSHLRELDLSRNKLKDLGVKLLCVGLKSPHCRLETLRLQRCGLSETSCASLASALECSTSRLRELDLSDNKLQDSEVKLLSDLLRSPHCRLETLRLSSAKRPHRTLTLAQKISDLEREDRSESPGSSCDQIQHIFAAFNDEPGPTNTILTGYTTSDSLFDHDCVMSPEDEWSLYYGFNHPAYPSTSNTNLDVPEAGREEDVEEEEEQLVAGDADRLKQQQQACADVLNSNDKTSFTPERLTHSGKTAYRFRCPGPGVFQCTSTELVFVMAQEAELLYRTVQWDERLLQSAQKVPAGLLFHIKCSKDDAVCQLHLPHCEIMDASLPEGLLSVVHITDDGMNILQPLEITETHVVVTVSHFSALGIVRSFFKWLLKKPVKGQVLLYLGQPNPKTQRRKLNVFLLPRNIHLDEVSAQQRHTENIEAPSACKLITDQSYTLHCPQAIKIQPRKADFDLDFGPNYHPTFEIRLPTNTEEVTVTVRDHGLQVIWEHDVDLTDSRRKSLRRDAPTEDPVPAEDPVPAEDPVPAEVPVPAEVPVPAEVPVPAEERLLLARTEFVQRVSGPILSNLVDKLLEQGVISDNEMQSVKSKVTPEKARDVIDTVRWKGSQASSALIAAVRKVDPYLSKVLNFS, from the exons A TGGACCTGCAGAAGGTTTTAGAAGAACATAAAAACAGTCTGAAGAGgagatgtgaatgtgtgatggGGGAAACTGATGTAACAAGAAGTGGATCCCTCTTCATCGACACTgagctctacatcacagagggacTGAGCGAAGAGGTCAATACCCAACATGAGATTTGGCAGCTTGAGACAGCTGCCAAGACGGAGACCCATGGCACTCCAGTCAAGTCCCGTGACATCTTTAAAGTCTTACCTGGCCAGCAGAGGGTCAGGGTCATTCTGACGACTGGCGTTGGTGGTGCTGGAAAAACCTTCTCGGCTCATAGGTTCACTCTGGAATGGGCAAAGGATCTGGAAAACCAAGATGTCAGTCTGTTGATTCTGCTTTCTTTCAGGGAGTTGAACCTGATCAAAGATGAGCAGTACAGTCTTCTCATGCTGCTCCGTGTTTTCCATCCAGCATTACACATgctcacagcagagcagctcgCTGTCTGTaaacttttgttcattttggacGGCCTGGACGAAAGCAGGCTTTCACTGGAGTTTGAGAACAGTGAGGTTGTATCTGACGCCACACAGATGTCATCAGTCAACATGCTGTTGACAAACCTCATCAAGGGGAatctccttccctctgctctgGTCTGGATAACTGccagacctgcagcagccaatcagatccctcgTTCATGTGTTGACAGGGTAGCAGAAGTGCGAGGCTTCACTGATGCCCAGAAGGAGGAGTATTTCAAGAGGAAATGCAGTGATAGAGATATATCCAGCAAAATCATCTCATGCATCAAGACATCCAGGATCCTGCACATTATGTGTCGAATCCCAGTCTTGTGCTGGATCACCGCTACAGTGGTAGAGCAGCTATTGATTACAGACCAGAGTATAGTGCtgcccaagaccctgactgaCCTGTACGTACACTTCCTGCTGGTTCAGGCAAAGATCAAGGATCTAAAGTTTGATGAGTCACATGAGGGGATGCCACTGCAGCTGATGAGGGCTGACAGGGAAGTTCTTCTGAAGCTGGGGAAGCTGGCTTTTGAACATCTGGGGGGAGGAACCTCCATATTCTACCAAGAAGACCTGGAACAACATGGTCTTGATGTCACAGGGGCCCTAAAGGACTCAGCAGTTTGTACAGAGATCTTCAAAAGAAAGCGTCTGATCTTCCAGAAAACAGTGTATTACTTTGTTCATGAGAGCattcaggagtttctggctgctgtCTACGCTGTCAGCTGTTACCAAAATGCAGAAGTACAGAAGGCTTTCCTCAGTGATTCATTCATTGTTGATGATGATTCATCCATGGTTGATGATGATTCATTCATTACTGATGATAACAGCGATGAAGGCGACGACGAAGGCAATGGCGATGATCATGACAGGTCCAACAGACTTGGCCCATCACTGGATGTCTTTCTCACAAGAGTCATGGACAAATCCTTAGAGAGTGAAAATGGCCACCTGGACGTGTTTGTTCGCTTCATTCATGGCCTCTTGAGCAACAGGCTCTTAAGAAGCCTTCTGATTCATATAGACAGCAGTCCAGAAATCATCAAGAAAATCATCAGAAACCTCAAGAAAATGAACATAGATGAAATCTCTCCTGACAGAAGCATCAACATCTTCCCCTGTCTGATGGAAATGAATGACAGCTTAATTCATCAGCAGGTCCAAAAGTTCCTGAAGTCAGAAAACATATCAAAGATTAAACTTAATGAGCTTCATTGCTCTGCTCTGGCCtatctgttgctgttgtcagaCGAGGTTCTGGATGACCTGGACCTGAGCAAGTACAGAACATCTTCAAGGGGAAAACAAAGACTGATTCCGGCTGTGAGGAACTGCAGGAAGGCTCG ACTTTGTCGCTGTGACCTGTCAACCATACAGTGTAAGACTGTGGCCTCAGCTTTAAAATCCAACCCATCCCACCTGCGAGAGCTCGACATGAGCTCAAATTATCTGGAAAATTCAGGAGCAAAGCTGCTGTCCGCTGGTCTGGAGAGTCCACACTGTAGACTGGAAACTCTAAG ACTTGATCACTGTGAAATAACAGGAACCGGCTGTGCTTTTCTGGCCTCAGGTCTCAGGTCCAACCCCTtccatctgagagagctggacctgagtaatAATAAGCTTGGGGATTCAGCAGTGAAACtgattgtgtgtgattttctggAGAGTCCAAACTGTAGACTGGAGATTCTGAG ATTGCGTTTCTGCGGTTTGTCAGAGTTCAGCTGTATTTCTCTGGGCTCACCTCCttacttttttccccatcatCTGAGGGAGCCGGACTTGAGTAAAAATAGGCTGTATGATTCAGAATTGAAGGAGCTGTGTTCTTTTCTGGAGACTCCACGCTGCAGACCGGAGGTTCTGAG GTTGTCTGCGTGTGGGATCACACATGAAACGTGttcttctctggcctcagctctcAAGTCCAACCCCTCCCacctgagagagctggacctgagtagAAACAAGTTGAAAGATTtgggagtgaagctgctgtgtgttggaCTGAAGAGTCCTCACTGTAGACTGGAGACTCTGCG GCTTCAAAGGTGTGGGCTGTCAGAGACCAGCTGtgcttctctggcctcagctctggAGTGCAGCACTTCCCGTCTGAGAGAGCTTGACCTAAGTGACAACAAGCTGCAGGATTCagaagtgaagctgctgtctgatcTCTTGAGGAGTCCACATTGTAgactggagactctcag GTTGTCAAGTGCTAAACGTCCGCATCGCACGTTGACTTTAGCCCAGAAGATTAGTGATCTGGAGAGGGAGGACAGATCAGAGTCTCCAGGATCCAGTTGTGACCAGATTCAACACATATTTGCAGCCTTCAATGATGAACCAGGACCCACAAACACAAT actgacGGGTTACACCACGTCGGACAGTCTTTTTGACCATGACTGCGTGATGTCACCAGA GGATGAGTGGTCCCTATACTATGGTTTTAATCACCCAGCATATCCGTCCACTTCGAATACAAACCTCGATGTGCCTGAGGCCggcagagaggaggatgtggaagaggaggaggagcagcttgTTGCTGGTGACGCCGATAggttgaagcagcagcagcaggcgtGTGCAGACGTTCTCAATTCAAAT GATAAGACCAGTTTCACACCTGAGCGGCTGACTCACTCTGGAAAAACTGCATACAG GTTCAGGTGTCCTGGTCCAGGTGTGTTCCAGTGTACTTCGACAGAActggtgtttgttatggctcAGGAGGCGGAGCTGCTGTACAGGACAGTTCAGTGGGATGAGCGCCTCCTCCAGTCAGCTCAAAAGGTGCCAGCGGGGCTGCTGTTCCATATAAAGTGTTCAAAGGACGATGCCGTTTGTCAGCTCCACCTGCCACACTGTGAAATTATGGATG CTTCACTGCCTGAAGGCCTGCTGTCTGTCGTCCACATCACTGACGATGGAATGAACATCCTCCAGCCGCTCGAGATCACAGAAACTCACGTGGTTGTAACAGTCTCTCACTTCTCTGCCTTGGGCATAGTGAGAAGTTTTTTTAAATGGCTGTTGAAGAAACCAGTTAAGGGCCAAGTTCTGCTGTATCTCGGACAACCAAacccaaaaacacaaagacggAAACTCAATGTGTTTTTGCTGCCGAGGAACATCCACCTGGACGAG GTGAGCGCACAGCAGCGACATACAGAGAACATCGAGGCTCCTTCCGCATGTAAACTCATCACAGATCAGAGTTACACTCTGCACTGTCCTCAGGCCATTAAAATACAGCCTAGG AAAGCAGATTTCGACCTGGATTTTGGACCAAATTACCACCCGACGTTTGAGATCCGACTgcccacaaacacagaggaagtgactgTAACGGTCAGAGACCATGGACTGCAGGTGATCTGGGAGCATGACGTTGATCTGACAG ATTCAAGAAGAAAATCTCTACGGAGGGATGCCCCGACAGAGGACCCGGTCCCGGCAGAGGACCCGGTCCCGGCAGAGGACCCGGTCCCGGCAGAGGTCCCAGTCCCAGCAGAGGTCCCGGTACCGGCAGAGGTCCCAGTCCCAGCAGAGGAGAGGCTGCTCTTAGCTCGGACAGAGTTTGTACAGCGAGTGTCTGGCCCCATTCTGAGCAACCTTGTGGATAAACTCCTTGAGCAGGGCGTTATAAGTGATAATGAAATGCAGTCGGTCAAATCAAAGGTCACGCCAGAAAAAGCGCGAGACGTGATTGACACGGTGCGATGGAAGGGAAGTCAGGCCAGCTCGGCCCTGATCGCTGCTGTCCGTAAGGTGGATCCATACCTTTCCAAAGTGCTGAACTTCAGctga